A window from Cryptomeria japonica chromosome 1, Sugi_1.0, whole genome shotgun sequence encodes these proteins:
- the LOC131066134 gene encoding uncharacterized protein LOC131066134, which produces MCEWKDVETLPLSANQKEIIKGIMQEYTPMLSTKEDTLRWCGSKLGQYSMKIGYSILDKTEERKEWPIKLMWSSPILPKARVFTWLALKKRILTWERLRRLGFLGPLRCIMCKKVEESLDHLLLQCEEAQTVWSFLLGKLGWMAPLPNTILDLFSSWNIPSRRSVFSSLWLVASSLVVWEIWKERNKKIFQEKEDSTESLLLRVQRAIAESVSAAARNHNLAKHPYTSEDRIIQANWPLVNCQPVNGSLRVNPPLEKEEVKWDPPTKEWIKINFDGVSRGNPGTLEVGVVARDDKGVILFKGA; this is translated from the coding sequence ATGTGCGAATGGAAAGACGTAGAAACTCTTCCATTATCAGCAAATCAAAAAGAGATTATAAAGGGGATCATGCAGGAGTACACCCCTATGTTGTCTACAAAGGAAGAcactttgagatggtgtggttcaaAATTGGGGCAGTACTCAATGAAGATTGGTTACAGCATTCTTGACAAAACGGAAGAAAGAAAGGAATGGCCAATAAAACTTATGTGGAGTTCCCCAATTCTACCAAAAGCAAGAGTCTTCACATGGCTAGCTCTGAAAAAGCGCATACTGACATGGGAAAGATTGCGCAGATTGGGCTTCTTGGGCCCTTTAAGATGCATAATGTGCAAAAAGGTGGAGGAATCCCTGGATCATTTGCTTCTACAATGCGAGGAAGCGCAAACGGTATGGAGCTTCCTTTTAGGGAAGCTAGGATGGATGGCTCCTCTACCTAATACAATCCTTGACCTTTTCTCCAGTTGGAATATACCGAGCCGTAGATCAGTCTTTTCTAGTCTATGGCTAGTGGCGTCATCCCTTGTAgtatgggagatttggaaggaaagaaacaaaaagatATTCCAAGAAAAAGAAGACTCAACGGAGAGTTTGCTATTAAGAGTTCAAAGAGCGATAGCGGAATCAGTCTCAGCGGCAGCCAGAAACCATAATCTAGCAAAACATCCCTATACTAGTGAGGACAGAATCATTCAAGCCAATTGGCCACTTGTGAATTGCCAACCCGTTAATGGGTCCCTGAGGGTTAACCCCCCTTTAGAAAAAGAAGAGGTTAAATGGGATCCGCCAACTAAGGAgtggataaaaataaactttgatggagtATCTAGAGGAAACCCAGGAACCTTAGAAGTGGGAGTAGTCGCGAGAGATGATAAAGGGGTCATCCTTTTCAAGGGTGCATGA
- the LOC131857067 gene encoding uncharacterized protein LOC131857067 has product MDPKTDKFWQTAKPRIKPRKTVLKKLRYTDAGFYEQSKASKEDTSDTGYSGYCFNCWLYGHRAVDCRQKNVSSPSPNYDHLKAFIAKQKQKSLEESRDSKGIFPLVNKPTLGSRVCTDKKSEKRTTTRLPKVFTVKDLDRQLIHFAKTKYALQNTSNLRIVGALKPRAKPAKQSNDPHSALGRGGFSVAQADPGVARLREYEWQEVKSKKKVRSHFVERVEIPLSNPFDTLRLEKISPNISSYSPPHIRNGVLGRKGNFRDENHKRTKLTGSNPVHTPPSFSKTLSIGSGYAVAGEIIEDHSSEPHTHKDRYYSPPHRRLAGKHPVHKPNLTKGEQLKVSNSVYTSPHRRNSKHLFDHNRDRTISNYESNKVILEIKSIAQNQNYFAEAGLIVRWKGVGASLLDITEALEAMLPCEEEGLNSAPSISSL; this is encoded by the exons atggATCCGAAAACAGACAAATTTTGGCAGACAGCGAAACCAAGAATTAAACCGCGGAAAACCGTCTTAAAAAAATTAAGGTATACTGACGCCGGGTTTTATGAACAAAGCAAGGCTTCGAAAGAGGATACCAGCGATACAGGTTATTCTGGCTACTGTTTTAATTGTTGGTTATATGGACACCGAGCTGTGGATTGCCGTCAAAAGAATGTGAGTTCCCCAAGCCCTAACTACGATCATCTTAAAGCTTTTATTGCCAAGCAAAAACAGAAAAGCTTGGAAGAAAGCAGAGATTCAAAAGGGATTTTTCCCTTGGTAAATAAGCCTACCCTGGGATCTAGGGTTTGCACGGACAAGAAATCTGAAAAACGCACTACTACTCGGCTTCCAAAAGTCTTCACTGTAAAGGATTTAGATAGACAGTTGATTCATTTTGCCAAAACAAAGTATGCACTGCAGAATACAAGCAACCTCAGGATTGTGGGGGCCCTAAAACCCAGAGCTAAACCGGCTAAGCAATCCAATGATCCCCATTCTGCCTTGGGGAGAGGGGGTTTTTCAGTGGCCCAGGCGGATCCCGGGGTTGCTAGGTTGAGAGAATATGAGTGGCAAGAGGTAAAAAGCAAGAAGAAGGTAAGATCACATTTTGTGGAGAGAGTGGAGATTCCTCTAAGTAATCCTTTTGATACACTGAGATTAGAGAAGATCTCTCCAAACATCAGCTCTTATTCTCCCCCCCACATTCGCAATGGGGTTTTGGGAAGGAAGGGAAACTTCAGGGATGAGAATCACAAACGCACTAAGCTAACTGGATCAAATCCAGTTCACACCCCCCCTTCCTTTTCGAAAACCCTAAGTATCGGATCAGGGTATGCTGTGGCTGGGGAGATTATTGAGGATCATTCTTCAGAGCCTCATACACATAAAGACAGGTATTACTCTCCCCCTCACCGTCGATTGGCTGGTAAGCATCCAGTCCATAAACCCAATCTCACGAAAGGTGAACAATTAAAGGTATCTAACTCTGTTTATACATCGCCACATAGGCGAAATAGTAAGCATTTATTTGATCATAATAGAGATAGGACAATTTCTAATTATGAATCTAACAAAGTAATCCTAGAAATCAAATCTATAGCACAGAATCAGAACTATTTTGCAGAAGCAGGTCTTATTGTGCGCTGGAAAGGAGTTGGAGCGAGTTTACTGGACATCACAGAAGCCCTAGAAGCAATGCTCCCATGTGAG GAGGAAGGACTCAACTCGGCACCAAGTATAAGCTCCCTTTGA